CAAGGTGCCTCTTCCACTCGCTTGCCCGAATCGTGAGCGAAGAAAGCGAAGAAGGGGATCTTGATTCCCGAGTGCTCCATCACGCCCGCCGATGCGATCAGCAGCACGATCCAAACCCAGAACTGATGCTGTTCGGCGGCGGCGGAAATGATCATCGACTTGCTGATAAAACCGCTCAACAACGGGAATCCCGAGATCGCTCCGGCACCGATGATGCAGAAGAGCGTCGTCCAAGGCATCGATTTGTGCAGCCCACCCAACTCGGTAGCCTTCGTCGTGCCGACGCGATACAGCACAGCTCCCATCGACATGAACAGCAGCGATTTGTAGATGATGTGACAGAACGCGTGAGCCACCGTGCCGTTGATCGCCAGTTCGGTTCCGATCCCAACGCCGACGACCATGAACCCCAATTGGTTGTTCAGACTGTACGCGAGCACTCGGCGAAGATCGTTTTCGATCACTGCAAAAACGATCGGGAAGAGCGTCATCGCGCATCCGATCGGGATCAAAAGATCGAGCCCCGCAAAACCGCGGATCAATGAATAAACGGCCAGCTTCGTCGTAAACGCACTCAGAAAAACCGTCCCCGTCGCTGTCGCTTCGGGGTAAGAATCCTGCAACCAATTATGCAGCAGCGGAAACGCGCACTTGATGCCCAGGGCCAGCAGGATCAAAGTCGCTGCCAAACCCAACGGTTGCCCTTCGACGACAAAACTGTCGAACGTCAAACTGCCCGACTGGACGTAATGGATGATCGCTCCAGATAACAGCAGCACGCCCGAGGCGACTTGAATGATCAGGTAACGCATTCCGCTGCGATACGATCGCTCGCTGTCGCTGGCCCAGATCAGAAAGACGCTCGACAGAGCCGTCAGTTCCCAGAACACGAACAGCGTGATCAGGTCGCCGGCACAACAGGCACCGATCGCTCCGCCTGCATAGACTAACGCGGCGATATGCTGTCGCGGATCGCGGACATGCAGCGCGTAGATCGACGACACGATCGCGGCGATATGAAACACGATCCCAAAGATCCGGCTCAACGAATCGATCCGGACCATATTCAACGTCATGCCAAACAGCGTGATGTTG
Above is a genomic segment from Rosistilla ulvae containing:
- a CDS encoding Na(+)/H(+) antiporter subunit D, which codes for MIANLPPGLIMILGALVLPFVARRLQAYGVLALSVISLGLFLITPAGEHGNITLFGMTLNMVRIDSLSRIFGIVFHIAAIVSSIYALHVRDPRQHIAALVYAGGAIGACCAGDLITLFVFWELTALSSVFLIWASDSERSYRSGMRYLIIQVASGVLLLSGAIIHYVQSGSLTFDSFVVEGQPLGLAATLILLALGIKCAFPLLHNWLQDSYPEATATGTVFLSAFTTKLAVYSLIRGFAGLDLLIPIGCAMTLFPIVFAVIENDLRRVLAYSLNNQLGFMVVGVGIGTELAINGTVAHAFCHIIYKSLLFMSMGAVLYRVGTTKATELGGLHKSMPWTTLFCIIGAGAISGFPLLSGFISKSMIISAAAEQHQFWVWIVLLIASAGVMEHSGIKIPFFAFFAHDSGKRVEEAPWNMLTAMAIAAFFCVGLGIAYPLLYRMLPYTVDYHPYTVTHVVTQMQLLLFALLAFVVLMKSGLYPAEQRSTNLDTDWIYRRLLPACIRGLRTVYDVINDAFRSDMVVIVHGIMDFTRATFNENGILGRTWSSSTMTLWATLLLAVCLLLYYL